In Paenibacillus sonchi, a single genomic region encodes these proteins:
- a CDS encoding RHS repeat domain-containing protein, translated as MKNNSFLSKLFLIILSVTIMMPNYHSSATGIKEETLKTTNDNIESAVPSDSQTSLTKTNHRLQDVPSVANSVYDSGFNPKIERIKALTLQSKNKAKQALSSESNKSNQSTLRDLTKEEIDELFLSGAGKEDVYWVNLLIKDSNLTPDKIFQMKKNGGKAWEDIQKQLLNEEMLPSTVKEAVYDDVLNSVSVEETVYTENKLPLSTFSKSISTFDAMVNSAFDSLITQQMINQTNKPQYADDYGSSESIDPVSGSLTWKENEISLPGRDGLDLNIGVMYNSNQSFVYMRDSSSNGMIKKYNYLISRYDLGIGWSFQFPSVQSADGYLFYHDGQGAVYRVDFNASDSLGSYTHLAGYQGKNLQFNQDNGTFNNGQVSSTYCLQYDDQKREYFASDGRLLGIVDRYGNTITFQHIDRVTYDGETNKVISSITDSLHRIVNFTYDTNLNTPDTFTGEKITVTVNTNGTETEKVVFTKSRSPLTFNGNPDGYAPILNIVTNQIGESTYFGYDSSVFAKFNYYQKNIDSNAGNNSYLRLTNVSYPNSSTSYQYELITRNLGPYGVGEEYRITSRNDTINSSYNKENYTYTGDYTGYPLYQDISYLPSTYTFSSIKTLQSTSATNGLATTRVFNGQSQNILTSTLAANGERKESRNTAFHSVFNYLPTQTTYAELAAGGTDSTGNLLYSEVSYTDWGALQSETKQLTSAQLNDADTKSKYTTTYTYEPNFHLLNSKSWFQNSTTLLTESYSYNEYGRVKTYTNPKNETTNYFYENLPGDVRKVSKIIIEKPMDNGLVSRVTTTYGSQYNYGFPTEEVSDFTNISATGQKTASSTKKQISYDMGSGKVIEVTDAADKKTKYTYDQLGRVKTVTYPTVTNLNGVQYDSEDQFTYTRIYSGSSSIFDAQNKSTIYLQVNSKTKYTQKSNGAVTYLSNKNSYYDGFGSLRLEQTLDTGAVTQYHLDDLGRAVYVIDPVGNTATVSFDAWGEQIEATDSFGNLHVTQNNKFRRKIETYIVEASNIAAYRSNPTASLMTSYKEQKYDQWKQVISNVAYVNWPRLFPMAMELYSYDIAGNIIGYTDPNNNLNSDGVTTKFTYDTLNRLTSVKDALDQITNYQYDRNGQITRTTVQANASSTPVVLKSKEYNELGMLINKKDASSQNENKTYNTLGLLQKGVDRNSTVFDYQYDETQQLVRSTLTGNGGNIQKSSFILGSDGIKNNKNELVVNGVTSSQTTTIDSIQRVSTISSTSTGYSASAGYVYDKANRTTQFKSTLNGVGSFYTNYQYSKTRLDRVQTDGQTTLNGAATVNASYEYFPNGQIKTITYPTLADGRILRTTFTYDGLNRMYTMKNTINTSELSSYLYVYDFNGNITLVEETLDNGLEKTKKTTGYTYDKLNRLIGIKRSDGGTTQYTYDLQGNRQTVTDIGTIPNEITDTSFTYDLQNTLIGVTKNSSTISFNYLPSNLRYQKKKDTVTTQYNYNGSGKVISETRSDGQKVNYIRGDRLLVKKDITGAQDYYYLYNGHGDVVQIVNKVGAVVNSYAYDAWGNITNQTEGINNSFKYSGEMYDEETGLYYLRARYYDPGIGRFLNEDTYEGQINNPLSLNLYTYVLNNPLIYVDPTGKWCESRDGKYSHPGACSNPKSGTYSADVKHNGEAMKSNGKSTGIYKFDYGDGVHEDHSWTGVLFDTVVTAGAGAAKSLFSKAVSSVVSKGSASVVNSAANSAKGLIGKDFEDFLVKTLQGRGSFKMQGREFDGAVDNIWYEAKSGGYWDLITSSADKLSKFKSDMGSRLKIATQNGASYELHSNTAIPEAIKDWLTSKGIKFTEW; from the coding sequence TTGAAGAATAACTCTTTTCTGAGCAAACTGTTCTTAATTATCCTGTCAGTTACAATCATGATGCCAAACTATCATTCAAGTGCAACCGGTATTAAAGAAGAGACGCTAAAAACTACGAATGACAATATTGAAAGTGCAGTTCCATCTGATAGTCAAACTTCATTAACAAAAACAAATCATAGACTCCAAGATGTGCCTTCAGTTGCAAATTCGGTCTATGACTCCGGGTTTAATCCAAAAATTGAAAGAATAAAAGCTCTGACTTTACAAAGTAAAAACAAAGCAAAACAGGCACTGAGCAGTGAATCAAATAAATCAAATCAATCAACTTTAAGAGATTTAACAAAGGAAGAAATTGACGAACTTTTTCTTTCGGGGGCGGGGAAAGAAGATGTTTACTGGGTTAATCTACTAATTAAAGACAGCAATCTGACTCCAGATAAGATATTTCAGATGAAAAAAAATGGGGGAAAGGCATGGGAAGACATACAGAAGCAACTGCTGAATGAGGAGATGTTACCTTCCACGGTTAAAGAAGCTGTTTATGATGATGTTTTAAATTCTGTTTCCGTAGAAGAGACAGTTTATACTGAAAATAAGTTGCCGTTAAGTACCTTTAGCAAATCTATTTCAACCTTTGATGCTATGGTAAACAGCGCATTTGATTCCTTGATTACCCAGCAAATGATCAATCAAACCAATAAGCCGCAATATGCAGATGATTATGGTTCAAGTGAGTCTATCGATCCAGTCTCTGGTTCATTGACCTGGAAAGAAAATGAAATCAGCTTACCTGGACGTGATGGACTGGATCTGAACATTGGAGTGATGTATAACTCCAATCAGTCTTTTGTTTATATGCGGGACTCCTCCAGTAACGGAATGATTAAAAAATATAATTATTTAATTTCCCGTTATGATTTGGGAATCGGTTGGTCCTTTCAGTTTCCTTCCGTTCAGTCTGCCGATGGATATCTGTTCTACCATGATGGACAAGGAGCTGTATATCGCGTTGACTTTAATGCGAGTGACAGCTTGGGAAGTTATACGCACTTGGCTGGATACCAAGGAAAAAACCTACAGTTTAATCAGGATAACGGCACATTTAATAATGGACAAGTCAGTTCGACGTATTGTCTGCAATATGACGACCAAAAGAGAGAATATTTCGCCTCAGATGGAAGATTGTTAGGAATTGTAGACCGATACGGAAATACAATCACGTTCCAGCATATCGACCGCGTTACCTATGATGGCGAGACAAATAAAGTCATTTCTTCGATTACGGATAGTCTACATAGAATTGTTAATTTCACGTACGATACGAATCTCAATACGCCCGATACGTTTACGGGAGAAAAAATTACGGTTACCGTGAATACCAATGGTACAGAAACAGAGAAAGTAGTATTTACTAAAAGTAGAAGCCCACTTACTTTTAATGGGAATCCTGATGGTTATGCGCCAATACTGAATATTGTCACTAATCAAATTGGTGAATCAACATATTTTGGTTATGACAGCTCAGTTTTTGCTAAATTTAATTACTACCAGAAGAACATTGACTCGAATGCGGGCAATAATAGTTATCTCAGATTAACTAATGTGAGTTATCCTAATTCCTCCACCTCGTATCAATATGAATTGATTACACGAAATTTAGGTCCTTATGGTGTAGGGGAAGAATATAGAATTACCTCTAGGAATGACACTATTAATAGCTCATATAATAAGGAGAATTATACGTACACTGGAGATTATACAGGATATCCTTTATATCAGGATATCAGTTATCTTCCTAGCACTTACACGTTCTCCTCAATAAAAACCCTGCAAAGCACTTCGGCTACCAATGGACTTGCAACTACAAGGGTTTTCAATGGGCAATCACAGAATATTCTTACCAGCACATTAGCGGCTAATGGAGAACGAAAAGAATCGCGAAATACGGCGTTTCATTCTGTGTTCAACTATTTACCCACGCAGACTACCTATGCAGAACTTGCTGCTGGAGGTACGGATAGTACGGGGAACTTGTTGTACTCGGAAGTTAGCTATACAGATTGGGGAGCTTTGCAAAGCGAGACAAAACAATTAACATCCGCTCAATTAAACGATGCAGATACTAAAAGCAAGTATACAACGACGTATACCTATGAACCGAATTTTCATCTGCTCAATTCAAAATCATGGTTTCAAAACAGCACTACATTATTAACTGAGAGCTATAGTTATAACGAATATGGGCGTGTAAAAACTTATACCAATCCGAAAAATGAGACCACTAATTACTTCTATGAAAATTTACCGGGAGACGTTAGGAAAGTAAGTAAGATTATCATAGAGAAACCTATGGATAATGGGTTGGTATCCAGAGTTACAACGACTTATGGTTCTCAATACAACTATGGCTTTCCTACTGAGGAAGTCAGTGACTTTACTAACATCTCTGCTACCGGACAAAAAACAGCTTCATCTACGAAGAAGCAAATATCTTATGATATGGGTTCCGGGAAAGTCATTGAAGTAACCGATGCTGCGGACAAAAAAACCAAATATACGTATGACCAACTAGGGAGAGTCAAAACAGTCACTTATCCGACCGTTACAAACTTAAACGGTGTACAATATGATTCCGAAGATCAATTTACATATACGAGGATTTATTCCGGCAGCAGCAGCATTTTCGATGCACAAAACAAAAGTACTATCTATCTTCAGGTCAACTCCAAAACGAAATATACTCAGAAATCGAATGGAGCCGTCACGTATTTATCGAACAAGAACTCTTATTATGATGGTTTTGGTTCACTGAGGCTGGAACAAACTTTGGATACCGGTGCAGTCACTCAATATCATTTGGATGATTTGGGCAGAGCGGTATATGTCATCGACCCTGTTGGGAATACGGCTACCGTATCCTTTGACGCTTGGGGAGAGCAAATTGAGGCGACAGATTCTTTTGGCAATTTACACGTTACTCAGAATAATAAATTTCGACGGAAGATCGAAACTTATATTGTAGAAGCTTCAAATATTGCAGCCTATCGTAGTAATCCTACTGCATCTTTAATGACGAGTTATAAAGAACAAAAATATGATCAATGGAAACAAGTGATTTCCAATGTTGCCTATGTGAATTGGCCTAGGTTATTCCCGATGGCGATGGAATTATACAGCTATGATATTGCAGGCAATATCATAGGATACACTGATCCTAATAACAACTTGAATTCGGATGGAGTGACAACAAAATTTACGTACGATACCTTGAATCGTCTGACTTCTGTCAAAGATGCTTTAGATCAAATTACAAATTATCAATACGATAGAAATGGACAAATCACACGAACAACGGTACAAGCAAATGCATCAAGCACACCGGTTGTCTTGAAAAGTAAAGAATACAATGAACTTGGTATGCTTATTAATAAGAAGGATGCCAGTTCGCAGAATGAAAATAAGACATATAATACTCTTGGATTACTTCAAAAAGGTGTCGACCGGAATTCTACAGTTTTCGATTATCAATACGATGAAACTCAGCAATTAGTACGCTCCACACTTACTGGAAATGGTGGAAATATACAAAAATCAAGTTTTATACTCGGAAGTGATGGAATTAAGAACAATAAAAATGAACTAGTTGTAAATGGTGTCACCTCTTCACAAACGACGACAATCGATTCAATACAGCGTGTAAGTACAATCTCGTCTACTTCAACGGGGTATTCCGCATCAGCGGGGTATGTTTATGACAAAGCAAATCGTACGACTCAATTCAAAAGTACTTTGAATGGAGTTGGCAGTTTCTATACCAACTATCAATACAGCAAAACACGTCTGGACAGAGTTCAAACGGACGGGCAAACTACCTTGAATGGCGCAGCAACTGTAAATGCCAGCTATGAGTATTTCCCGAATGGTCAGATCAAAACAATTACTTATCCTACATTGGCAGACGGAAGGATTTTAAGAACGACGTTTACGTATGACGGACTTAACCGGATGTATACGATGAAGAACACGATTAATACATCAGAGCTTTCTTCTTACCTGTATGTGTATGACTTTAATGGAAATATAACTTTAGTGGAGGAGACTCTCGACAATGGACTAGAGAAGACAAAGAAGACAACTGGGTACACTTACGATAAACTTAATCGTCTGATCGGAATTAAACGTTCTGATGGAGGAACCACCCAGTACACCTATGATTTGCAAGGAAACCGGCAAACTGTTACAGACATAGGTACAATACCAAATGAAATTACCGACACAAGTTTTACGTATGATTTACAAAATACCTTAATTGGAGTTACCAAAAATTCCAGCACGATCTCATTTAACTATCTGCCAAGTAACTTAAGATATCAGAAGAAAAAGGATACAGTAACGACACAATATAATTACAATGGATCGGGAAAAGTGATCTCGGAAACCCGGAGCGATGGGCAAAAAGTGAATTATATCCGTGGGGATCGACTGCTTGTAAAGAAGGATATCACTGGTGCTCAGGATTACTACTATTTATACAATGGACACGGCGATGTCGTTCAGATTGTGAACAAAGTTGGGGCGGTAGTAAACTCCTATGCCTATGATGCATGGGGGAATATCACAAATCAGACCGAAGGTATCAATAATTCATTTAAGTACAGTGGGGAAATGTACGATGAAGAAACAGGACTTTACTATTTAAGAGCGAGATACTATGATCCTGGTATCGGGCGGTTTTTAAATGAGGATACGTACGAAGGGCAGATTAATAATCCTCTGAGTTTGAATTTGTATACGTATGTGCTTAATAATCCGCTGATATATGTTGATCCAACTGGTAAATGGTGTGAATCAAGGGACGGAAAATATTCCCATCCAGGAGCTTGTAGTAATCCTAAAAGTGGCACGTATTCCGCTGATGTGAAACATAACGGTGAAGCAATGAAAAGTAACGGTAAATCAACGGGGATATATAAATTTGACTATGGTGATGGTGTACACGAGGATCACAGTTGGACTGGTGTGCTATTTGATACAGTTGTTACAGCAGGAGCAGGAGCCGCCAAGTCTCTTTTTAGTAAAGCGGTGTCGAGCGTTGTTAGTAAAGGGAGCGCAAGCGTTGTTAACAGTGCCGCAAACAGTGCAAAGGGACTAATAGGGAAAGATTTTGAGGATTTTCTTGTAAAAACGTTACAAGGTAGAGGAAGCTTCAAGATGCAAGGTCGAGAATTTGATGGGGCTGTAGATAATATTTGGTATGAAGCAAAGTCTGGAGGGTATTGGGACTTAATTACAAGTTCAGCTGATAAACTAAGTAAGTTTAAATCAGATATGGGAAGTAGATTGAAAATTGCAACTCAGAACGGTGCATCATATGAGTTGCACTCTAACACTGCAATTCCAGAAGCAATTAAAGATTGGCTAACATCAAAGGGAATTAAATTTACTGAGTGGTAA
- a CDS encoding RHS repeat domain-containing protein, whose amino-acid sequence MIWGIYKGGALSLDDIEITKTNESFESGAYTNTNFTAGSGMITNDPAKVITGQYSAYLTSPLSKVWKEFTYSDPSKFKFEGNTTYSVTFSYKSLDMDALESERFFYFLARSTDNLEDKGWMTWKASTGNKEKKTITFTTGSKENYYLIWGIHKGGALSLDDITIHKVSESFERGSYSGTDFLPVVGIISSDPSKVVNGFYSAYLSSPTSKEWIEFASTDTNKVKFQSNTTYTVSFAYRSIDMQPTDSNRFFYFSARGIDNTEVKGWTSWNDVTGTQGTKTVTFTTGDQTNYYLFWGIHGGGALSIDDIVIQQLTTYQYDANGRLVQIRMPDNQVVRYSYDLNGNLISTKVD is encoded by the coding sequence TTGATCTGGGGAATCTACAAAGGTGGAGCACTTTCGTTAGATGATATAGAGATCACCAAGACGAATGAATCTTTCGAAAGCGGTGCGTATACGAATACAAATTTTACTGCGGGCTCCGGTATGATTACAAATGATCCTGCGAAAGTAATTACGGGACAGTATTCTGCCTATCTTACATCACCGTTGAGTAAGGTGTGGAAAGAATTTACATATAGTGACCCCAGTAAGTTTAAGTTCGAAGGGAATACAACGTATTCAGTGACCTTTTCCTATAAATCATTAGATATGGATGCTTTGGAGAGTGAGCGATTTTTCTACTTTTTGGCTAGAAGCACCGATAATCTGGAAGATAAGGGCTGGATGACTTGGAAGGCTTCAACGGGGAATAAGGAAAAGAAAACTATAACTTTTACGACTGGAAGCAAAGAAAATTACTATTTGATATGGGGCATCCATAAGGGAGGCGCACTTTCCTTGGATGATATCACGATCCATAAAGTAAGTGAATCTTTTGAAAGGGGTTCGTATAGTGGGACTGACTTTTTACCTGTAGTTGGAATCATTTCGAGCGATCCTTCAAAGGTAGTTAACGGATTTTATTCTGCCTATTTGAGTTCCCCAACATCCAAGGAATGGATCGAGTTTGCCTCTACGGATACTAATAAAGTGAAGTTTCAGAGCAATACAACCTACACTGTGAGCTTTGCTTATAGATCCATCGATATGCAGCCAACAGATAGCAATCGCTTTTTTTATTTTTCCGCTCGTGGGATCGATAATACAGAAGTGAAAGGCTGGACCAGTTGGAACGATGTCACAGGTACTCAAGGAACAAAAACCGTAACGTTTACTACAGGAGATCAAACTAATTACTATTTGTTTTGGGGAATCCACGGGGGTGGTGCCCTCTCGATCGATGATATCGTTATCCAGCAATTAACAACCTATCAGTATGATGCGAATGGAAGATTAGTGCAAATAAGAATGCCGGATAATCAAGTTGTTAGATACTCGTATGACCTGAACGGGAATCTAATAAGTACGAAGGTGGATTGA
- a CDS encoding FG-GAP-like repeat-containing protein: protein MIIKIWPNSGKLGTIRRLILALGVLFTMSSTLGADKTSATNAAAGYMPWTWNSSARILEDNSNMWFADVNGDGKADMISKGEAGAWNAGFVYVALSNGTGYPSWSWDSGKRMIDDNSTIWFADVNGDGKADLISKGQAGAYNAGFIYVSLSNGKGYSGWTWNSSARILEDNSKLWLHDVNGDGKTDLISKGEAGAWNAGIVYVALSNGTGYPSWSWDSGKRMIDDNSTMWFADVNGDKKADLLTKGQAGAANAGFVYVSLSTGSSYPYWTWNSSRRMIDDNGSMWFADINGDGKSDLVSKGQAGAANSGQVYVCLSNGTGYPWWTWDSGSRMIDDNSTMWFADVNGDGKTELLTIGQAGAINDGWLYFSLSNGTGFEPWTWYSGRKIINNTTSSWLADVNGDGKSDIITKGEAPGPTAGYVFVSLSTDLLITKYEYNAAGQIKTVTYPDGIKIYYEYDNNGNLISRKK, encoded by the coding sequence GTGATTATTAAGATATGGCCGAATTCAGGTAAACTAGGAACAATTAGACGATTAATCTTAGCACTAGGTGTACTTTTTACTATGAGTTCAACTCTTGGCGCTGATAAAACAAGTGCCACAAATGCTGCAGCAGGCTATATGCCTTGGACTTGGAATTCAAGCGCAAGAATACTTGAGGACAACAGCAATATGTGGTTTGCCGATGTAAACGGAGATGGCAAGGCAGATATGATCTCTAAAGGTGAGGCAGGGGCATGGAATGCGGGTTTTGTATATGTAGCATTGAGTAACGGAACTGGCTATCCTTCATGGTCCTGGGATTCTGGAAAACGGATGATTGACGATAACAGTACGATCTGGTTTGCCGATGTAAACGGAGATGGCAAGGCCGATCTGATTTCTAAAGGACAGGCTGGAGCATACAATGCGGGATTTATATATGTATCTCTTAGTAACGGAAAAGGATATTCGGGCTGGACCTGGAATTCGAGCGCAAGAATACTTGAAGACAATAGTAAGCTGTGGCTTCACGATGTCAATGGAGATGGTAAAACGGATTTGATCTCCAAAGGTGAAGCCGGAGCATGGAATGCAGGCATTGTATATGTGGCTCTGAGCAACGGAACTGGCTACCCCTCATGGTCCTGGGATTCTGGAAAACGAATGATTGACGATAACAGTACCATGTGGTTTGCGGATGTAAATGGCGATAAGAAGGCCGATCTACTTACCAAAGGTCAAGCGGGTGCTGCGAATGCAGGTTTTGTATATGTTTCCTTAAGCACAGGTAGCAGTTACCCGTATTGGACCTGGAATTCAAGTAGACGGATGATTGATGATAACGGCAGTATGTGGTTTGCCGATATCAATGGAGATGGGAAATCAGATTTGGTTTCTAAAGGACAAGCTGGTGCCGCGAATTCTGGCCAAGTATATGTTTGTTTAAGTAATGGGACCGGCTATCCATGGTGGACCTGGGATTCGGGCTCCCGAATGATCGATGACAACAGTACTATGTGGTTTGCAGATGTAAACGGGGACGGAAAAACAGAATTGCTCACCATTGGACAAGCCGGAGCGATTAATGATGGTTGGTTATATTTTTCATTAAGTAACGGAACAGGTTTTGAACCCTGGACGTGGTACTCAGGCCGAAAGATTATTAACAATACCACAAGCTCATGGTTGGCAGATGTTAACGGGGATGGGAAGAGTGACATAATAACGAAAGGAGAGGCACCAGGGCCTACAGCAGGATATGTTTTTGTTTCTTTGAGCACAGATCTATTAATAACGAAGTACGAGTACAATGCTGCGGGGCAGATCAAGACAGTAACGTATCCCGACGGGATAAAAATCTACTATGAATATGACAATAACGGGAATTTAATTAGCAGAAAAAAGTAA
- a CDS encoding PA14 domain-containing protein, with product MDIILNQHYLTTSNKWIASAAESNGLKGEYYDNLDLNGLKLTRTDANINFNWGEGSPNSAIGVDTFSVRWTGTIKPKYSETYTFYVVADDGVRLWVDGRLILDKWVPQASELTSLPIALTSGKNHDIRIEYFENDGGATAILQWSSTSQNKQVVPQSQLYTPAESPGMGLKGEYYDNLDLNGLKLTRTDANVNFSWGLGSPNSTIGEDTFSVRWTGTIKPKYSETYTFYMVADDGVRLWIDGRLILDKWVPQASELTSLPITLTAGQNYDICLEYFENDGGANAILQWSSASQVKQIVPQSQLYLPAEVQGTGLKGEYYDNLDLNGLKLTRTDAIVNFNWGTASPDSSMEPDTFSIRWTGKIKPKYSETYRFYINADDGARVWIDGKLILNRWLNQSNQFESQTINLVAGNQYDIQIEYFENLVGAAIGLLWESPTQVKEFVPQSQLYSSAIGFQGVGLKGEYYDKTDLTDFKLSRTDASINFGWGEGSPDASIGADTFSVRWTGTVRPKYNGTYTFYAESDDGVRLWVNGQLLIDKWVPQASQLTSLPINLIAGQNYDIRIEYFENDGGASFQLSWSSAAQVKEVIPQAQLYLPARSYTPVEYHYDANGRLDYVRNSDSTIVRYYYDNNGNLLKKTQ from the coding sequence ATGGATATTATTCTTAATCAGCATTATTTAACCACATCTAATAAATGGATAGCTTCAGCAGCGGAGAGCAATGGGTTAAAAGGGGAGTACTATGATAATCTGGATCTCAATGGACTTAAATTAACACGAACGGATGCGAATATCAATTTTAATTGGGGTGAAGGTTCACCAAACTCTGCAATTGGGGTAGACACATTCTCTGTTCGGTGGACAGGCACCATTAAGCCCAAATATAGCGAAACCTATACGTTTTATGTGGTTGCAGATGATGGTGTCAGACTTTGGGTGGATGGCCGGTTAATACTGGATAAATGGGTGCCGCAGGCCAGTGAATTAACCAGTCTGCCGATTGCGCTAACCAGTGGGAAAAATCATGATATACGGATAGAATATTTCGAAAATGACGGGGGAGCGACAGCCATTTTACAATGGTCGAGTACCAGTCAAAATAAACAGGTTGTGCCTCAAAGCCAGCTGTATACTCCCGCTGAATCTCCTGGTATGGGTCTAAAGGGAGAGTACTATGACAATCTGGATCTCAATGGACTTAAGTTAACACGCACGGATGCCAATGTTAATTTCAGCTGGGGCTTAGGTTCTCCAAACTCCACCATAGGAGAAGATACATTCTCAGTAAGATGGACAGGGACCATCAAACCTAAATATAGCGAAACCTATACTTTTTATATGGTTGCAGATGATGGTGTCAGGCTATGGATCGATGGTCGATTGATATTGGATAAATGGGTGCCGCAGGCCAGTGAATTAACCAGTCTGCCAATCACACTGACAGCTGGACAAAACTATGATATATGCCTCGAATACTTTGAAAATGATGGGGGAGCAAATGCAATATTACAGTGGTCGAGTGCCAGTCAGGTCAAGCAAATCGTGCCCCAAAGTCAATTGTATCTTCCAGCGGAAGTTCAAGGGACCGGTCTTAAAGGGGAGTATTACGACAATCTGGATCTCAATGGATTAAAACTGACTAGAACGGACGCCATCGTCAATTTTAATTGGGGAACTGCTTCGCCGGATAGTTCTATGGAGCCTGATACTTTTTCTATTCGGTGGACGGGAAAGATTAAGCCAAAGTATAGCGAAACCTATAGATTTTATATCAATGCAGATGACGGAGCACGTGTATGGATTGACGGGAAGCTTATTTTGAATCGCTGGTTGAACCAATCTAATCAATTTGAAAGTCAGACGATTAATTTAGTTGCAGGCAATCAATATGATATCCAAATCGAATATTTTGAAAATTTAGTTGGTGCAGCAATTGGACTGTTATGGGAAAGTCCTACTCAAGTGAAAGAGTTCGTGCCTCAAAGCCAGCTGTATTCATCAGCTATTGGATTTCAAGGTGTGGGGCTTAAGGGAGAATACTATGACAAGACGGACCTAACAGACTTTAAACTCTCACGCACGGATGCCAGCATCAATTTTGGATGGGGTGAAGGTTCGCCGGATGCCTCCATAGGAGCAGATACGTTTTCAGTCAGGTGGACAGGAACCGTACGGCCGAAATACAACGGAACCTACACTTTCTATGCAGAATCAGACGATGGCGTACGTCTCTGGGTAAACGGCCAATTACTTATCGATAAATGGGTACCGCAGGCCAGTCAATTGACAAGTCTCCCTATTAACCTGATCGCAGGACAAAACTATGACATACGCATTGAATATTTTGAAAACGATGGCGGTGCTTCCTTTCAATTGTCCTGGTCAAGTGCTGCTCAGGTGAAGGAGGTTATTCCACAAGCCCAGTTGTATTTGCCCGCAAGATCTTATACTCCAGTAGAGTATCATTATGATGCTAATGGGCGGTTGGACTATGTACGAAATTCAGATTCTACTATTGTTCGCTACTACTATGATAACAATGGGAACCTGCTTAAGAAAACTCAATAA
- a CDS encoding FG-GAP repeat domain-containing protein encodes MEIKIIMKNKCGFNLIIKTHIFVIVLFIVSSTPISANAQTVEEMYKLFANNGYLYSYDQTGRLTDYQNQSSVTKYEYDLNGNILSKKTLSRTLNQWQLGNGVGSNSQFVSDVNGDGKSDAVLFFKDSGSWYVSLSNGQQFTSYQKWIAGHGVGSGHQFLADADGDGKADAVIENNGSWYVALSNGSGFEGYKLWISGHGVGANALFLSDVNGDGKADAVIENSGNWYVALSTGKGFEAYSKWISGHGVGATKEFLTDVNGDKRADAVVFFEKEGSWYVSLSNGKSFIEYKRWIYGHGIGSEEQILADVNGDGKSDAVIVNHGSWYVSITDGERFTSYDIWISGYGFGSKSYLLADIDGDHKAEAIVIYPNESWYVWDYS; translated from the coding sequence ATGGAGATAAAGATTATAATGAAAAATAAATGCGGATTTAACCTGATAATAAAGACGCATATTTTTGTGATCGTATTATTTATTGTATCTTCAACACCAATCTCAGCAAATGCTCAAACTGTAGAAGAAATGTATAAACTATTTGCTAATAATGGATATCTTTATTCTTACGATCAGACAGGTCGTTTAACGGATTATCAAAATCAAAGTTCAGTTACCAAATATGAATATGATTTAAACGGTAACATTTTAAGCAAAAAAACACTCTCAAGAACATTGAACCAGTGGCAATTAGGAAATGGAGTTGGCTCAAATTCTCAATTCGTATCGGATGTAAATGGAGATGGAAAGTCAGACGCGGTTTTATTTTTTAAAGATAGTGGAAGTTGGTATGTTTCACTCTCCAATGGTCAGCAATTTACAAGTTACCAAAAATGGATAGCTGGACATGGCGTAGGATCTGGACATCAATTTCTAGCAGATGCGGATGGCGATGGAAAGGCAGATGCTGTCATAGAGAATAATGGAAGCTGGTATGTGGCGTTGTCCAATGGTAGCGGGTTTGAAGGCTATAAATTATGGATTTCCGGTCATGGCGTAGGAGCCAATGCATTATTCCTATCGGACGTGAATGGAGATGGAAAAGCGGATGCGGTAATAGAAAATAGCGGAAATTGGTATGTGGCCCTTTCAACGGGCAAAGGCTTTGAGGCGTACAGCAAATGGATTTCTGGGCACGGTGTAGGAGCCACAAAGGAATTTCTAACAGATGTGAATGGAGATAAGAGAGCGGATGCTGTTGTCTTCTTTGAAAAAGAGGGTTCGTGGTACGTTTCATTATCCAATGGTAAAAGCTTTATTGAGTACAAACGTTGGATTTACGGTCATGGAATTGGATCAGAAGAACAAATATTAGCGGATGTGAATGGTGACGGGAAGTCGGATGCGGTCATTGTTAATCATGGAAGTTGGTATGTATCTATAACAGACGGTGAGAGATTCACAAGTTACGACATCTGGATCTCGGGCTACGGGTTCGGTTCAAAGTCATATTTGTTAGCTGATATTGACGGAGATCATAAAGCAGAGGCAATTGTAATTTATCCCAATGAATCCTGGTATGTGTGGGATTACTCGTAA